Below is a window of bacterium DNA.
TGCTCGCCGACAAGACAGGGCTTCCACTTGCCACGCTCGTCGCGGCCTGTCAGGAGGTCGCCGATCCCATCCGCGAAGATGGGGCGCCGACGACTGCTCTCGCCGCCCCCTCCGCGTAGTTCTCCTGCTGGCTGGCTGGGCTCAGATGGCGCCAGTTTCAAGTATTATTGTGAGTATCTCCCCAACTAGGAACCCAGGTTACTGTCTGCTAGGGTGCAGCGGTTCTTTCTGACACTATTACTTCTAGGTCCCCTGAGGATCTATTCGCACCGTGCTCGTGAGCAACGCCACGGGCGTCATCCCCTCGACAACTCACGATACCTAAAACAGTCGACGACGTGGTCGTTCACCATGCCTGCTGCCTGCATGAAGGCGTAGCAGATGGTCGAGCCGACAAACTTAAACCCCCGCTCCCGCAGATCCGTACTCATCGCGTCTG
It encodes the following:
- a CDS encoding DNA-3-methyladenine glycosylase I is translated as DAMSTDLRERGFKFVGSTICYAFMQAAGMVNDHVVDCFRYRELSRG